One Fuerstiella marisgermanici DNA window includes the following coding sequences:
- a CDS encoding Calx-beta domain-containing protein: protein MQVRNQTAIEALEAKTLLTATLQNYLTTEHVDLNLQHDGSEWAIGPRNSDQFPAIQYANDEAVMYVGAPAEITRPGSSDFDFMGVESGESLFYLPQSQDTELIFAGFAAYGLGCSVDSYNPVDESKGRVNGSTRWAKTTLTDVRHTNPDGTTGDGKFSLWQAGTFGLITVLMASYDDGQDNANSDGLDVTDGISGDDAMWIPAGGHNHFNFDFTEPGRYEVDVKLSAYFGDDGNNSTANAAGYSESDDITLYFSVISVGELQFEQSSYSVNEDAGTASIDVVRTGGSDGRITVDYATSDGTATEPGDYTAASGTLEFLDGEIRKTITVPIIDDADEEGDESFTIELSNAGPENIDDYLTDIEGDTNGLLGTITSTTVTIAGNDQPVNTPPTISDVVDQVVEEGDSTAALAFVVGDAETAAAALAVTATSSNPTLIPNANITLGGSGANRTVTVAPAANQTGTTTITLTVTEAGGLKATDTFVLTVNAANGNPTISAIGDVVVGENSNSSVSFTIGDAETAAGDLVVVATSANMAVVPDANLVLGGTGTNRTLTITPAADQSGSTTITVTVTDGGGLQATETFDVAVISGLVPFSMPIASGQGQSQQLKSVDFTGDGIADVIAAAGFAGSLIFLEGVGNGSFVSDVALNHGSDMYSGDLAEIDFDGDGDLDIVAGEYDADTLNGLTMDGQLALYRNDGSGQFTREILRGGLPQVADTTVADLNGDDFGDIVF, encoded by the coding sequence TTGCAGGTTCGGAATCAGACGGCCATTGAGGCTCTGGAAGCCAAAACGCTGCTGACCGCGACACTGCAAAACTATTTGACGACCGAGCACGTGGATCTCAATCTGCAGCATGATGGCTCGGAATGGGCAATTGGCCCTCGCAACTCGGACCAGTTTCCCGCCATCCAATATGCCAACGATGAAGCCGTGATGTATGTCGGCGCGCCAGCCGAAATTACTCGGCCGGGCAGTAGCGACTTTGACTTCATGGGCGTCGAATCCGGGGAGAGCTTATTCTATCTCCCTCAAAGCCAGGACACAGAGCTGATTTTCGCTGGCTTCGCCGCCTACGGTCTTGGCTGTTCTGTCGATTCTTACAACCCGGTCGATGAATCGAAGGGGCGAGTCAACGGCAGTACGCGCTGGGCGAAGACAACGTTAACCGATGTTCGCCACACCAACCCCGACGGGACAACGGGAGACGGCAAGTTCTCATTGTGGCAAGCGGGAACATTTGGTCTGATCACCGTGCTGATGGCGTCCTATGATGACGGACAGGACAACGCCAATTCGGACGGGCTGGATGTCACGGATGGGATTTCGGGCGACGACGCCATGTGGATTCCAGCGGGCGGACACAATCACTTCAACTTCGACTTCACAGAACCGGGGCGTTACGAAGTGGATGTGAAGCTGTCGGCCTACTTCGGCGATGATGGCAACAACTCAACGGCAAACGCAGCGGGCTACAGCGAAAGCGACGATATCACCCTTTACTTTTCGGTGATCAGTGTCGGGGAGCTGCAGTTTGAGCAGTCCAGTTACTCAGTGAACGAAGATGCCGGAACCGCGTCGATCGATGTGGTCCGCACCGGCGGCAGTGATGGCCGAATTACCGTGGACTATGCCACCAGCGATGGGACAGCAACAGAACCTGGCGACTACACGGCAGCCAGCGGGACACTGGAATTCCTTGACGGCGAAATTCGGAAAACGATCACCGTTCCGATTATCGATGACGCGGACGAGGAAGGTGATGAATCGTTTACTATCGAGCTAAGCAATGCTGGTCCGGAGAATATCGATGACTACCTGACCGACATTGAAGGCGACACCAACGGATTGCTCGGAACGATCACCTCAACAACTGTCACCATTGCTGGTAATGATCAGCCGGTTAACACGCCGCCCACCATCTCAGACGTGGTGGACCAGGTGGTCGAAGAAGGCGACTCTACGGCGGCCCTGGCATTTGTCGTTGGAGACGCAGAAACAGCAGCGGCTGCGTTGGCGGTTACGGCAACCTCGTCCAATCCGACACTTATTCCCAATGCCAACATTACGCTCGGGGGCAGCGGAGCAAACCGAACGGTCACCGTTGCTCCCGCAGCTAATCAAACCGGAACAACAACAATTACGCTTACGGTGACTGAAGCAGGCGGACTGAAGGCGACGGACACGTTCGTCCTGACCGTCAATGCCGCCAACGGGAATCCTACGATTTCTGCAATCGGCGATGTGGTTGTGGGTGAGAACAGCAACTCGTCCGTCAGTTTCACCATTGGCGATGCCGAGACTGCAGCAGGTGACCTGGTTGTTGTTGCGACGTCTGCGAACATGGCAGTCGTTCCCGATGCAAATCTGGTACTCGGTGGAACGGGTACGAATCGTACCTTGACGATCACTCCGGCCGCGGACCAGAGCGGATCGACCACGATCACGGTTACGGTTACTGATGGCGGTGGACTGCAGGCCACCGAAACATTCGATGTGGCAGTGATCAGTGGGCTTGTGCCGTTCTCCATGCCGATTGCGTCCGGTCAAGGTCAGTCGCAACAGCTGAAGTCCGTAGACTTCACCGGGGATGGCATTGCTGATGTGATTGCAGCGGCCGGATTCGCTGGTTCACTCATCTTTCTGGAAGGCGTCGGGAACGGAAGTTTTGTCTCCGATGTCGCGTTGAACCACGGATCTGACATGTACTCGGGAGATCTGGCTGAAATTGACTTTGATGGCGACGGCGATCTGGACATCGTCGCCGGGGAATACGATGCCGACACATTGAACGGTTTGACGATGGACGGCCAACTGGCCCTTTATCGGAACGACGGATCAGGGCAATTCACTCGCGAAATACTACGTGGGGGACTGCCGCAGGTTGCAGACACCACTGTGGCAGACCTGAATGGCGACGATTTCGGAGACATCGTTTTTTAG
- a CDS encoding type II secretion system protein, which produces MKRSGGSKPSLRCGFTIIELLIVIAITGVLVSLILPAVQKAREAARRTQCANNLRQIGLAIHQFCEVHNGKFPISTHGTYDFENTWIYTLGPYMEDVDAIRICPEDPRGQERMQNKGTSYVMNEYLCVPGDEAALKLDHLQATSRTIIVFTASNAKGTAITEDHTHSRSWFRPPQSATWQRILADSGGYPAGPFQRSSDRHTSRATNNGLCELSVLRWSCAADSCRHDQTVGRSGTELCPARRMSQFVLTNFPESTS; this is translated from the coding sequence ATGAAACGTTCAGGCGGCTCAAAGCCGTCGTTGAGATGCGGTTTTACGATCATCGAATTGCTGATCGTGATTGCCATCACCGGTGTGTTGGTATCACTCATATTGCCTGCTGTTCAAAAAGCGCGCGAAGCCGCTCGGCGTACGCAGTGCGCTAACAACCTGAGGCAAATTGGGCTGGCCATTCATCAGTTCTGCGAAGTCCACAATGGCAAGTTTCCGATTTCGACTCACGGCACTTATGACTTCGAAAACACCTGGATTTACACGCTCGGTCCGTACATGGAAGACGTGGATGCGATTCGCATCTGTCCGGAAGACCCCAGAGGGCAGGAACGCATGCAAAACAAAGGAACGAGCTATGTAATGAACGAATACCTGTGTGTGCCCGGAGACGAAGCGGCGCTGAAGCTGGATCATCTGCAGGCGACGTCCCGGACCATCATTGTCTTTACGGCGTCTAATGCGAAGGGAACGGCAATCACGGAGGACCACACGCATTCCCGGAGCTGGTTCAGACCACCGCAGAGTGCCACGTGGCAGCGGATTCTGGCGGATTCTGGCGGATATCCAGCCGGACCGTTTCAGCGGAGCTCCGATCGGCACACCTCCCGAGCGACGAACAATGGGCTATGCGAACTATCTGTTCTGCGATGGTCATGTGCAGCTGATTCCTGCCGCCACGATCAAACAGTGGGTCGATCAGGAACAGAACTTTGCCCGGCCCGACGGATGTCCCAATTTGTTTTAACGAACTTCCCTGAATCAACTTCCTGA
- a CDS encoding transglutaminase-like domain-containing protein, whose product MLALKSRLLSTSSNDQSTLNRKSVKPSDDDGSNPRLSTLRLQSACIVAALTAAIIFTLTEHDDHQHTFWCAFEIAMQILLVIVGTAFFRTRLRLLHDSSVIMPLLAMVVMLSLLCEPIQRLILGHGHAFEILVMHSQSNLMLALTVCGFRVRFQRLAMMIAVFLTIFSCTISNANGLIPLTLFFSLTCVTWLVLSWWETVDCRLVDHKPRRRPVLWMTGCAGILLMLLLPSLGFGNNTLTTALKGFMPSSGGSGSFDPFSRGGVNDGDALVAGNENIKSFAPLDDAPFLDSDKPSLYDVFNDQFDEPPKRIKDQQRAVALPADLMKHVHQKMAEAKQAGREFSLIRDERTADRRKIRDLDSPAAFYVAGRVPARFRMEVYEHFDGVTWYPLDGERPELSELSARKKMRQVEGRHWLEIPSSCRAFEIDEGSVTHSVKIANLDGNAIPSPPQLVGVSIAQVDREDMYTVSRHGIAGLQRKSIPEMTPINVISEYVSRSLLANCSIVGLASPTSNITRALPITNNRAAVRKLAEQWTVGLPRGWQQIAAIESRLREHCVLDREVKASSSSESPVADFLLNTRRGPEYLFAASAACLLRSLDYPARMVSGFYADPKNYDTRKQHTAVFAHNAHFWCEVGIGMNTWITIEASPGYEIAQPPPGFLDRIWNALAAVGLLAADNALPLLLTLVVLTLLIVNRRFVVDGVLTVRWRMAGSHAPDKRALQLATLIERRLKLARLSRDSGTTLKRWTRRKKFLPVRRELARVADIADHAMFGDGTLNLSDHKALDCLAAFLSYRRLRTLHQQQTQDLSHTS is encoded by the coding sequence ATGCTGGCACTCAAATCACGCCTGCTTTCCACATCTTCAAACGATCAATCGACGCTGAACCGGAAGTCGGTGAAGCCATCTGACGATGACGGTTCGAATCCGCGATTGTCCACGCTGAGACTGCAGTCGGCCTGTATCGTGGCGGCCTTAACGGCCGCCATCATCTTTACGTTGACTGAGCATGACGACCACCAGCACACGTTTTGGTGTGCGTTCGAAATTGCAATGCAGATTCTGCTGGTGATCGTGGGCACGGCCTTCTTTCGAACTCGCCTGCGGCTGCTGCACGATTCGTCCGTGATCATGCCTCTGCTGGCGATGGTGGTGATGCTTAGCCTGCTGTGCGAACCGATCCAGCGGCTGATTCTCGGGCACGGCCACGCGTTCGAAATTCTGGTGATGCACAGCCAAAGCAACCTGATGCTGGCTTTGACCGTCTGTGGTTTTCGAGTTCGCTTCCAGCGTCTGGCGATGATGATCGCCGTATTTCTCACGATCTTCAGTTGCACGATTTCCAATGCGAACGGTCTGATTCCGTTGACGCTGTTCTTCAGCCTCACGTGTGTAACATGGCTGGTGCTGTCATGGTGGGAAACCGTTGACTGTCGCCTTGTCGATCACAAACCTCGACGGCGACCCGTGCTGTGGATGACCGGCTGCGCCGGGATATTGCTGATGCTGTTGCTGCCGTCGCTGGGGTTTGGCAATAACACACTGACAACGGCGCTGAAGGGCTTTATGCCGAGTTCCGGCGGAAGCGGTTCCTTCGATCCGTTTTCTCGCGGTGGCGTGAATGATGGCGACGCACTGGTTGCCGGCAACGAGAACATCAAGAGCTTCGCGCCGCTGGATGACGCTCCGTTTCTGGACAGCGATAAACCCAGTCTGTACGACGTTTTCAACGATCAGTTCGACGAGCCTCCGAAGAGGATCAAAGATCAACAGCGAGCCGTGGCATTGCCGGCGGATCTAATGAAGCACGTGCATCAGAAGATGGCCGAAGCCAAGCAGGCGGGCCGCGAGTTTTCGCTGATTCGCGATGAACGCACGGCCGATCGGCGAAAGATTCGCGATCTCGATTCGCCCGCCGCGTTCTATGTGGCCGGTCGAGTTCCCGCGCGGTTTCGGATGGAAGTTTACGAACACTTCGATGGCGTCACGTGGTACCCGCTGGACGGTGAACGTCCGGAATTGTCCGAGCTGTCTGCCCGCAAGAAGATGCGACAGGTGGAGGGGCGCCATTGGCTGGAAATTCCGTCCAGTTGCCGCGCTTTTGAAATTGATGAAGGCTCAGTCACCCACAGCGTGAAAATTGCCAACCTCGACGGCAACGCGATTCCATCTCCGCCGCAACTTGTGGGAGTCAGCATTGCGCAGGTCGATCGCGAAGATATGTACACTGTTTCGCGCCACGGGATTGCCGGATTGCAACGCAAGTCGATCCCGGAAATGACGCCCATCAATGTAATCTCGGAATACGTGAGCCGGAGCCTCCTGGCGAACTGTTCGATCGTGGGGCTTGCCTCGCCCACCTCAAATATCACGCGCGCTCTGCCAATCACCAATAACCGCGCCGCTGTGCGTAAGCTGGCTGAACAATGGACGGTGGGCCTGCCTCGGGGTTGGCAGCAAATCGCGGCGATTGAATCGCGTCTGCGCGAACACTGCGTATTGGATCGCGAAGTCAAAGCGTCTTCCAGCAGTGAATCGCCCGTTGCTGATTTTCTGCTGAACACACGGCGAGGCCCGGAGTATCTGTTTGCTGCGTCGGCCGCGTGTTTACTGAGATCGCTGGACTACCCTGCTCGAATGGTGAGCGGCTTTTATGCGGATCCCAAAAATTACGATACCCGAAAACAACACACCGCCGTGTTCGCTCACAACGCTCACTTTTGGTGCGAAGTCGGAATCGGCATGAACACCTGGATCACCATCGAAGCATCGCCGGGTTACGAAATCGCTCAACCGCCACCCGGCTTTCTCGACCGAATCTGGAATGCCCTCGCCGCTGTTGGTTTATTGGCCGCCGATAACGCCCTGCCCTTGCTGCTTACCCTTGTTGTGTTGACGCTGCTAATCGTGAATCGACGTTTCGTAGTCGACGGCGTTCTGACGGTGCGATGGAGGATGGCTGGATCACATGCGCCTGATAAGCGAGCGCTTCAGTTGGCAACGCTTATTGAACGCCGGCTGAAGCTGGCGCGGCTTTCGAGGGATTCCGGCACCACACTGAAACGCTGGACTCGGCGAAAAAAGTTTTTACCCGTTCGTCGAGAACTTGCGCGAGTCGCTGACATCGCGGATCACGCAATGTTTGGCGACGGCACGTTGAACTTGTCTGACCACAAGGCACTGGATTGCCTGGCGGCATTTCTGAGTTACCGAAGGTTGCGAACGCTGCACCAGCAACAGACTCAAGATTTGAGTCATACCAGTTAG
- a CDS encoding DUF58 domain-containing protein gives MSAFCFQSTVHRMAAALSRDFCPSANRWVYWLKNPFWILVLATGGSALCGALLNPMIFALTAMLVAVTLVGVGLPWLAIRGISCDVMFDVKRVRFGEPALVRLRIRNRSWLPVLGLSCIDGFTRVSKATAATDSDDGLAFGRIRGRATVEYTWPFVATVRGQYPVNDSVMVETSFPFGLYRAQKSAAVVGRLIVWPETVQLDGLPDSVECESVDDHFSDRRAGEFGDMLGTRLFRQGDSLRRVHWAQTARQQSLIVTERQAPVTTVARVVLDLSSASHPLDRRYQSLEQCVRVAASVCYSLHQQHCRVELKIGDQLIVGGQQSGALDRIMDALATANIPEASSATGTPDGPDGLSASVREAGGFCVTITTPPGIHAMKGPHIVITSDDGAEPAVPTAWLTLSTAAELSELKRLWKERV, from the coding sequence GTGTCCGCATTTTGTTTCCAATCAACCGTTCATCGGATGGCTGCTGCGCTGTCGAGGGATTTTTGTCCGTCGGCGAATCGCTGGGTCTACTGGCTCAAAAATCCGTTCTGGATTCTTGTGCTGGCAACCGGCGGCTCTGCGCTGTGCGGTGCTTTGTTGAATCCGATGATCTTTGCGCTCACGGCAATGCTGGTAGCCGTGACATTGGTCGGCGTGGGGTTGCCGTGGCTGGCGATTCGTGGGATCTCGTGCGATGTCATGTTCGATGTGAAACGCGTTCGTTTTGGTGAACCCGCACTCGTGCGTTTGCGAATTCGTAACCGTTCGTGGCTGCCCGTCCTGGGGCTTTCGTGCATCGACGGCTTCACACGTGTTAGCAAAGCAACGGCCGCTACCGACAGTGATGACGGTCTTGCGTTTGGCCGAATTCGTGGCCGTGCAACGGTGGAATATACATGGCCCTTTGTTGCCACCGTTCGTGGACAATACCCGGTGAATGATTCCGTCATGGTCGAAACTTCATTCCCGTTTGGCCTGTATCGAGCTCAAAAGTCGGCGGCCGTTGTTGGGCGTTTGATTGTCTGGCCCGAAACCGTGCAACTGGACGGACTGCCGGATTCGGTGGAATGTGAATCGGTCGACGATCATTTTTCAGATCGTCGAGCAGGAGAGTTCGGCGACATGTTGGGAACGCGTTTGTTTCGCCAGGGCGACAGTCTCAGGCGAGTCCACTGGGCTCAGACAGCTCGGCAGCAAAGCCTGATTGTGACAGAACGACAGGCTCCGGTGACGACGGTGGCTCGCGTTGTGCTGGATCTTTCTTCTGCCAGTCATCCGCTGGACAGGCGATATCAATCTCTCGAACAGTGCGTCCGCGTGGCGGCATCGGTCTGTTACTCGTTGCATCAACAACACTGTCGCGTTGAACTGAAAATCGGAGACCAACTGATAGTCGGCGGCCAGCAGTCGGGGGCACTCGATCGCATCATGGATGCACTGGCCACGGCCAACATACCAGAGGCTTCCAGTGCTACAGGCACTCCAGACGGGCCCGATGGTTTATCGGCATCGGTTCGGGAAGCCGGCGGGTTTTGTGTCACGATCACTACGCCCCCCGGAATACATGCGATGAAAGGGCCACATATTGTGATCACTTCCGACGATGGTGCTGAGCCCGCCGTTCCAACGGCATGGCTGACACTTTCGACTGCGGCGGAATTGAGTGAACTGAAGCGTTTGTGGAAGGAACGAGTCTGA